The genomic window ATCCGCTGCCCCGCAAGACGCCGACCAGTGTGGACGATCCTGCAGAGCTTCGACGCATCCTCGCCGATGTCCGTGCAAACGGATGGTGTTTCGTGGCTGAGGAATTCGAGCAAGGGGTGCTGTCGCTGGCCGTTCCCGTCACCAATGCCGATGGCCGGGTGATCGCAGCCATCAACGTCGGCGCACCGACAACACGGATTTCGGCAGACGAAATGCTTGATCGCTTCTTGCCCGTGATGCGGAAGATCGGTGCGGATGTTTCCGCCGCGATATCGATGCGCGGGTAGAGTGTTTTCGCCTTTCTCGGAATCGCGAAAACGCTCCAGCAATTTGTTCTCCATGCGCGCCAGGACTTCCTGACTCCCGAGAACCGCATCGGGCGTCAGGCGTGGCTCACTATCCGGCCTTCACGAACCACCATCCAGGCGTCTTCTGGAATCTCAACGGAGACCTGTGCCCCCTCTCCGAGAAGCGGGCCGTTGCGCGCCTGGAGAATGTTGAATTCCGTGTCGCCTTCTCGCACCACATAGCGGACCATCAGCCCAAGATAGTCCGCCTCCGCGACACGGCCGTGTCCCTCTTGCGGCGAAGCATCCGAGGGCACGACGCGCAGCCTTTCGCCGCGCAGCAGGAGTCGGGCCTCGCTGCCCTGCGCAAGATCCACAGGCACCGTGATCTCGCTCCCGCTCGGAAGCATGATCGTCGAACGGCCGGCGGTCGCTTCCTTCACTCGCCCGGTGAATTCGTTCACATAGCCGAAGAATCGGGCGACGAACTCGGTGGTCGGGCGGGTGTAGATATCGTCCGGGCATCCTTCCTGTTCGATGCGACCGCCCGACATGACGACCACCTTATCCGACATCGACAGCGCTTCAGCCTGATCGTGAGTGACAAAAACAGTCGTGATGCCAAGCGTGCGCTGGATGCGCTTCAGCTCAAAGCGCATCTCCTCACGAAGCCCCGCGTCGAGGGCCGAAAGCGGCTCGTCGAAGAGAAGCAGCTCCGGCTCGATGACGATGGCGCGTGCCACCGCGACACGCTGCTGCTGGCCGCCCGAGAGCTGGGAGGGCATGCGGTCCTCCATGCCGGGCAAGCGCACCACATTCAAGGCCCGCTTGACACGCTGGGCGATCTCAGCGCGCGGCACGCCGCGATATTTCA from Hyphomicrobiales bacterium includes these protein-coding regions:
- the potA gene encoding Spermidine/putrescine import ATP-binding protein PotA gives rise to the protein MRPMAIEISNVEKRFGTVAAVNSLNLNVVEGEFVSLLGPSGCGKTTTLRMIAGLESPTQGDILVKGKRVNDLPVHKRNFGMVFQNLALFPHKSVFDNIGYGLKYRGVPRAEIAQRVKRALNVVRLPGMEDRMPSQLSGGQQQRVAVARAIVIEPELLLFDEPLSALDAGLREEMRFELKRIQRTLGITTVFVTHDQAEALSMSDKVVVMSGGRIEQEGCPDDIYTRPTTEFVARFFGYVNEFTGRVKEATAGRSTIMLPSGSEITVPVDLAQGSEARLLLRGERLRVVPSDASPQEGHGRVAEADYLGLMVRYVVREGDTEFNILQARNGPLLGEGAQVSVEIPEDAWMVVREGRIVSHA